A region from the Lysobacter sp. BMK333-48F3 genome encodes:
- a CDS encoding S46 family peptidase, with protein MRPRVLALSLALCATAAQADEGMWMPSQLPDIAPQLRAAGFQGDPAGLAELTRAPMNAVVKVGGATGAFVSADGLVLTNHHVAFGVIQYNAKPERDLIHDGYVAADRAAELPANPDFRVLVTTGFDKVTERVLKDARGKRGRAYYDAVDAATKSLVAECEREAGYRCSVANMYYGTDFYLIRQLELRDVRLVYAPPDSIGNYGDEVDNFVWPRHSGDFTLLRAYVGRDGKPADYSPDNVPYAPPGHLQIATDPVREGDYAMLAGYPGVTFRHRMASEFVQQIEWQLPSRVALYAGMIKTIEAAAAGDAEAKVRYAAQVAGFKNTLKRAQGELDGLRRSDAVRVRREDEAAMLAWLGKQADARATRADIDATQKVLDAGAATRERDQLLSAIRSQAQLLGAALTVQRLALERAKPDAERESGYQQRDETLIAGRLKQVQRRYWAPVEKDLLRYLLLQYKALPKTLRVAEIDRVFEGEDEAALKRSIDAAYAHTGFGEETARLQAMKSDAKALQAAEDSLLRAAAALTPAFVRIEEEGKAREGELLRLRPAYMRALIAYRHSQGRAVYPDANSTLRVSYGKVSTMDPRDGVSYRALTTVQGIVEKHTGSAPFDAPKPLREAIAKGDFGSTADPQLKTQTVDFLTNLDTTGGNSGSPVLDAHGRLIGLNFDSNWEAVSASWMYDPRYKRAIHVDMRYLRWLLAKVYPAPHLLKEMRLPAE; from the coding sequence ATGCGCCCCCGTGTGTTAGCCCTGTCCCTGGCCTTGTGCGCCACCGCCGCCCAGGCCGATGAAGGCATGTGGATGCCCTCGCAGCTGCCCGATATCGCGCCCCAGCTGCGCGCCGCCGGTTTCCAGGGCGACCCCGCCGGCCTGGCCGAGCTGACCCGCGCGCCGATGAACGCGGTGGTCAAGGTCGGCGGCGCCACCGGCGCCTTCGTTTCCGCCGACGGCCTGGTGCTGACCAACCACCACGTCGCCTTCGGCGTGATCCAGTACAACGCCAAGCCGGAGCGCGACCTGATCCACGACGGCTACGTCGCCGCCGACCGCGCCGCCGAGCTGCCGGCCAACCCGGACTTCCGCGTGCTGGTCACCACCGGCTTCGACAAGGTCACCGAGCGCGTGCTGAAGGATGCGCGCGGCAAGCGCGGCCGCGCCTACTACGACGCGGTCGACGCGGCGACCAAGTCGCTGGTCGCCGAATGCGAACGCGAGGCCGGTTACCGCTGCAGCGTCGCCAACATGTACTACGGCACCGACTTCTACCTGATCCGCCAGCTCGAGTTGCGCGACGTGCGCCTGGTGTACGCGCCGCCGGACAGCATCGGCAACTACGGCGACGAGGTCGACAACTTCGTCTGGCCGCGCCACAGCGGCGATTTCACCCTGCTGCGCGCCTACGTCGGCCGCGACGGCAAGCCGGCCGACTATTCGCCCGACAACGTGCCCTACGCGCCGCCGGGGCATCTGCAGATCGCCACCGACCCGGTGCGCGAAGGCGACTACGCCATGCTCGCCGGCTACCCGGGCGTGACCTTCCGCCACCGCATGGCCTCCGAGTTCGTCCAGCAGATCGAATGGCAGCTGCCGTCGCGGGTGGCGCTGTACGCCGGCATGATCAAGACCATCGAAGCCGCCGCCGCGGGCGACGCCGAGGCCAAGGTGCGCTACGCCGCCCAGGTCGCCGGCTTCAAGAACACCCTCAAGCGCGCCCAGGGCGAGCTCGACGGTCTGCGCCGCAGCGATGCGGTGCGGGTGCGCCGCGAGGACGAGGCGGCGATGCTGGCCTGGCTGGGCAAGCAGGCCGACGCGCGCGCGACCCGCGCCGACATCGACGCGACCCAGAAGGTGCTCGACGCCGGCGCGGCCACCCGCGAGCGCGACCAGTTGCTGAGCGCGATCCGCAGCCAGGCGCAATTGCTCGGCGCCGCGCTGACCGTGCAGCGCCTGGCGCTGGAGCGGGCCAAGCCCGACGCCGAGCGCGAATCGGGCTACCAGCAGCGCGACGAGACCCTGATCGCCGGGCGCCTGAAGCAGGTCCAGCGGCGCTACTGGGCGCCGGTCGAGAAAGACCTGCTGCGCTACCTGCTGCTGCAGTACAAGGCGCTGCCGAAGACTCTGCGGGTGGCCGAAATCGACCGCGTGTTCGAGGGCGAGGACGAGGCCGCGCTCAAGCGCAGCATCGACGCGGCGTACGCGCACACCGGTTTCGGCGAAGAGACCGCGCGCTTGCAGGCGATGAAGAGCGACGCCAAGGCCTTACAGGCCGCGGAAGACTCGCTGTTGCGCGCCGCCGCGGCGCTGACGCCCGCGTTCGTGCGCATCGAGGAGGAGGGCAAGGCGCGCGAGGGCGAGCTGTTGCGCCTGCGCCCGGCCTACATGCGCGCCCTGATCGCCTACCGCCATTCGCAGGGCCGCGCGGTCTATCCCGACGCCAACTCCACCTTGCGGGTCAGCTACGGCAAGGTCAGCACGATGGACCCGCGCGACGGGGTGAGCTATCGCGCCCTGACCACGGTCCAGGGCATCGTCGAGAAACACACCGGCAGCGCGCCGTTCGACGCGCCCAAGCCCTTGCGCGAGGCGATCGCCAAGGGCGATTTCGGCAGCACCGCCGATCCGCAGCTCAAGACCCAGACGGTCGATTTCCTGACCAACCTGGACACCACCGGCGGCAACTCCGGCTCGCCGGTGCTGGACGCCCACGGCCGCCTGATCGGGCTGAACTTCGACAGCAACTGGGAAGCGGTCAGCGCCAGCTGGATGTACGACCCGCGCTACAAGCGCGCGATCCACGTCGACATGCGCTACCTGCGCTGGCTGCTGGCCAAGGTGTATCCGGCGCCGCATCTGCTGAAGGAAATGCGGCTGCCGGCGGAGTGA
- a CDS encoding S46 family peptidase, which produces MWVPQQLPEISAPLKKAGLKLDAKQLANLTGDPMGAVVSLGGCTASFVSPRGLVVTNHHCAYGAIQLNSTAQKNLMRDGFNAATPGEEVSAGPASRIYVLDSIQDVTAQIKSAIDEAVEPIDRTHALETVQKRLVAQCEAEPGYGCEVYSFFGGSTYRLFRRIEIKDVRLVYAPPGSVGNYGGEVDNWMWPRHTGDFSFYRAYVGKDGKPAAYAKDNVPYQPKHYLKIADKPLGEGDFVMVAGYPGRTNRYALAAEFDATEDWTYPTLSQHYKNLVALVGETAKKDPEIGVKYASTVRGWQNTLKNYDGQLEGFGRVGVAKKKHADEEAVLAWLNKRGKAGAPALAGHAKLVEQIEAANAHRDRDLVFSQLRRFGVIAASGTLYRLAVERAKPDAEREPGYQQRDLPSIKAALEQMERRYDPRMDRELQAYWLREYVKLPAGERIAELDRWLGGSDEKAIKRGLDKLAKTKLGGTKERLALIDDDRAAMDKSRDPAIQLAKALYPAVLRLEQESKAREGEALVARPAYLQGVIDYRKSKKQAVYPDANSTLRITFGNVKAYTKLDGSKQAAFTKLEEVAAKATGEEPFDAPQSLLDAIAGKQYGGLADKRLKTVPVNFLSDLDITGGNSGSPVLDGEGKLVGLAFDGNWESVSSNWLFDPTMTRMISVDQRYMRWIMQEVYPAPQLLTELGVPAQKPKK; this is translated from the coding sequence ATGTGGGTGCCGCAGCAGCTGCCGGAGATTTCCGCGCCGCTGAAGAAGGCCGGGCTCAAGCTCGACGCCAAGCAACTGGCCAACCTCACCGGCGACCCGATGGGCGCGGTGGTTTCGCTCGGCGGCTGCACCGCCAGCTTCGTCTCCCCGCGCGGCCTGGTGGTGACCAACCACCACTGCGCCTACGGCGCGATCCAGCTCAACTCGACCGCGCAGAAGAACCTGATGCGCGACGGCTTCAACGCCGCCACGCCGGGCGAGGAAGTCTCCGCCGGCCCGGCCTCGCGCATCTACGTGCTCGACTCGATCCAGGACGTGACCGCGCAGATCAAGTCGGCGATCGACGAAGCGGTCGAGCCGATCGACCGCACTCACGCGCTGGAGACGGTGCAAAAGCGCCTGGTCGCCCAGTGCGAAGCCGAGCCGGGCTACGGCTGCGAGGTCTACAGCTTCTTCGGCGGCAGCACCTACCGCCTGTTCCGCCGCATCGAGATCAAGGACGTGCGCCTGGTCTACGCGCCGCCCGGCAGCGTCGGCAACTACGGCGGCGAAGTCGACAACTGGATGTGGCCGCGCCACACCGGCGACTTCTCCTTCTACCGCGCCTACGTCGGCAAGGACGGCAAGCCGGCCGCGTACGCGAAGGACAACGTTCCCTACCAGCCCAAGCACTACCTGAAGATCGCCGACAAGCCGCTGGGCGAGGGCGATTTCGTCATGGTCGCCGGCTACCCGGGCCGCACCAACCGCTACGCCCTGGCGGCCGAGTTCGACGCCACCGAGGACTGGACCTATCCGACCCTGTCCCAGCACTACAAGAACCTGGTCGCCCTGGTCGGCGAAACCGCGAAGAAGGACCCCGAGATCGGGGTCAAGTACGCCAGCACCGTGCGCGGCTGGCAGAACACGCTGAAGAACTACGACGGCCAGCTGGAAGGCTTCGGCCGCGTCGGCGTGGCCAAGAAGAAGCACGCCGACGAAGAGGCGGTGCTGGCCTGGTTGAACAAGCGCGGCAAGGCCGGCGCGCCGGCGCTGGCCGGCCACGCCAAGCTGGTCGAGCAGATCGAAGCCGCCAACGCCCACCGCGACCGCGACCTGGTGTTCTCGCAGCTGCGACGGTTCGGCGTGATCGCCGCTTCGGGTACCCTGTACCGGCTCGCGGTCGAGCGCGCCAAGCCCGACGCCGAGCGCGAGCCCGGCTACCAGCAGCGCGATCTGCCGTCGATCAAGGCCGCGCTGGAGCAGATGGAGCGCCGCTACGATCCGCGCATGGACCGCGAGCTGCAGGCCTATTGGCTGCGCGAGTACGTCAAGCTGCCGGCCGGCGAGCGCATCGCCGAACTCGACCGTTGGCTCGGCGGCAGCGACGAGAAGGCGATCAAGCGCGGCCTGGACAAGCTGGCCAAGACCAAGCTGGGCGGCACCAAGGAGCGCCTGGCGCTGATCGACGACGACCGCGCCGCGATGGACAAGAGCCGCGATCCGGCGATCCAGCTGGCCAAGGCGCTGTACCCGGCGGTGCTGCGCCTGGAGCAGGAGAGCAAGGCCCGCGAAGGCGAGGCGCTGGTCGCGCGCCCGGCCTACCTGCAGGGCGTGATCGACTACCGCAAGAGCAAGAAGCAGGCGGTCTACCCCGACGCCAACTCGACCCTGCGCATCACCTTCGGCAACGTCAAGGCCTACACCAAGCTCGACGGCAGCAAGCAGGCCGCGTTCACCAAGCTCGAGGAAGTCGCGGCCAAGGCCACCGGCGAGGAGCCCTTCGACGCGCCGCAGAGCCTGCTCGACGCGATCGCCGGCAAGCAGTACGGCGGCCTGGCCGACAAGCGCCTGAAGACGGTGCCGGTGAACTTCCTCTCCGACCTGGACATCACCGGCGGCAACTCCGGCTCGCCGGTGCTCGACGGCGAGGGCAAGCTGGTCGGCCTGGCCTTCGACGGCAACTGGGAATCGGTGAGCTCGAACTGGCTGTTCGACCCGACCATGACCCGGATGATCTCGGTCGACCAGCGCTACATGCGCTGGATCATGCAGGAGGTCTACCCGGCGCCGCAGCTGCTGACCGAGCTGGGCGTGCCGGCGCAGAAGCCGAAGAAGTAA